A region from the Lolium perenne isolate Kyuss_39 chromosome 4, Kyuss_2.0, whole genome shotgun sequence genome encodes:
- the LOC127293726 gene encoding F-box/LRR-repeat protein At3g48880-like, producing the protein MELTAGSIVAAPAWGEMETDCLAHVFRRLSLEDLAEAAPLVCRGWRRAAADPSLWRALDLRHDHVARFMPWSPLAAAFARRYGVARFTFAGFLRLCLARAGGSLSHLELPPLLSSPAAAELELVAANCPKLHQFALPPLLSSADEARLPELIPRWRHLQHLELESKPSSFPAVVAQLGTHCPGFSGLKTSGSIKPEDAASMAASLPGLRSLCLDSSYLPKQELLAILAGCKHLVDFSARNCVGFSEKDEEVIGRGARIERFEIGGSRFVDDEIMAGDDEFCGSSYVDVM; encoded by the coding sequence ATGGAGCTTACGGCCGGGTCGATCGTCGCGGCACCGGCGTGGGGCGAGATGGAGACGGACTGCCTGGCGCACGTCTTCCGCCGGCTCTCGCTCGAGGACCTGGCCGAGGCCGCGCCGCTCGTGTGCCGCGGgtggcgccgcgccgccgccgacccGTCCCTGTGGCGCGCGCTCGACCTGCGCCACGACCACGTCGCGCGCTTCATGCCATGGAGCCCCCTCGCTGCCGCCTTCGCGCGCCGCTACGGCGTCGCCCGCTTCACCTTCGCGGGGTTCCTCAGGCTCTGCCTCGCCCGCGCCGGCGGCTCCTTGTCCCACCTCGAGCTCCCGCCGCTCCTCTCATCCCCGGCAGCCGCCGAGCTCGAACTCGTCGCGGCCAACTGCCCAAAACTCCACCAATTCGCGCTCCCGCCGCTCCTGTCCTCCGCCGACGAGGCGCGCCTGCCGGAGCTCATCCCGCGGTGGCGCCACCTCCAGCACCTCGAGCTCGAGTCCAAGCCGTCATCTTTCCCCGCTGTGGTCGCGCAGCTCGGCACGCACTGCCCCGGCTTCTCCGGCCTCAAGACCTCCGGGTCCATCAAGCCGGAAGACGCGGCGTCCATGGCGGCATCGCTGCCCGGGCTCCGGTCGTTGTGCCTCGACTCCTCCTACCTCCCCAAGCAGGAGCTGCTCGCCATTCTCGCCGGCTGCAAGCACCTCGTGGACTTCAGCGCCCGGAACTGTGTCGGGTTCAGCGAGAAGGACGAGGAGGTGATCGGGCGAGGCGCTCGGATCGAGCGGTTCGAGATCGGAGGGTCCAGGTTCGTTGACGACGAGATCATGGCCGGTGACGACGAGTTCTGCGGCTCTTCCTACGTCGATGTCATGTGA